AGATAATTCTTTTCAAATTACAACTTTTTATAGTCCACAAggtaagaaaataaatttatttattcatttttttttttttttcaaaaaaaaaaataaaagtaaaaaaaaaaaaaaaaaagatttgccacataaaattacttttaataTATCCAAGCACCCCCTCAttttaactaattttttttattgttttttttatttttttatttttttttttcctattaATAGATTTAGCAGATGgtaatgaaaaatcaattaaaagtataatttatattatttatttatatggaCATGGTAAACCATTAagattaaaaagaataagaAGAAATACAATagttaataatagaaaagttttattagaaacttctttttcttcaccagatttaaataattttagtgaagaagaagaagatattgaagaagatgatgatgatgatgaagaagagatTCAATTAGAATCAATacatgatgatgatggtgatacaACATCAGAATCAGATATTGGTGAATcattaaagaaatcattttcaacagCATCAATATCATCAGAAACTGATGGTAATGGAATAAATTCATCAACTGAAAAATTATCACCACCCACATCACCAACTATTTCACCAACATTTGCAACATTTTGGAGAAAAGAGTCATTAAAGAGtcaattatcatcatcattaggTTCAAATGGTGGTAGTAGAAGATTTAGTGGCGCATTTACAAATAGATCaactataaatattaaaaatattcaaaataatcaaatgtcaaattcaattggtaGTTTACCAATTGTACCACTACCATCCAATGGAGATGGAGGtgatagtggtggtggtggtggtaatggtagtggtagttcAACACCAACTCAAGGTTGGTTTAAATCTGTTAAAACCGaggattcaaataaaaagaaatcaataaaGAAAGTACCATTGTTAGTAAAGATATCAGCACCAGATTTTGAAAGATATAATAATGTTGAATTCTTAGGagcaattattaattgtcaAAGATTTATTAGGGGTTGGATGAGTAGACGTATATTGAAACaaagaaagaaatttaattctCATAGAAATAAATGCTTTAATGAGATTATCACATCAGAGGAATCCTATGTCCAATGTGTTGAGATGATAGTCAAGGTGTTCTATCAACAAATCATGTGGAATAATAAAGTTTCACCAAGTccttatttaaaattagaagATATCAATACGATATTCTCAACAATAAATCAAATCTATTCATTCAATACTGAGCTATTAACACAATTGAAAAAGGTGGCAGACACATGGAGCCATTACCAAACCGTTGGTAACGTCTTCAATTCAATGGTACATTATATGAAGCTTTATAAAACatattgtttaaattatGATTCGGCAATCCTGTGTCTACAAAAGGCTAAAAAGAATCAAACATTCAATCTATTCATAAAGGCCTGCTTAGACCATCCAGAGAATAAGATGAAACAAAGTTtggaatcattattaatcaCAGTGGTACAGAGAATACCAAGATATATCATGTTGATCAATGATCTACTATCACATACTTGGAAAGATCATCCAGATTATCAAAATCTTCAAACCGCTCTTAATATGGTCCAAACGGTGGCATCTGAAGTCAATAGGTCAATTAAAACAGCGGAATCTCAATCAAGGGTATtggaaattcaaaaatcGTTAATTGGCTGGTCAGAGGAGAATAATTCAGAATTGGTGCAACCTACTAGACTATTCTTAAAACAAGGTGTAATCTTAGATTGTCAATTGGATACTAGATTCTCAAAAGATTTACAACAAATGGTTTATTTCTTATTTAATAATGCTATACTTATCACTGGTAAAGAGGATTCATCACattgtttcaaatttaaatactttTTCGACCTAACTGATCCTTctacaaaattaaaagatatcgATGATAATCAAGTTATTAAAAATGCATTCCAATTAATTCTTGGTAAAACTATGGCTTTCTTAGCAACTGAATCTTTATCAGAGAAACAATACCTTTTAAATCATATTCAAACAAATtgtaaaactaaaataactAGACCTTCAACTTTAATATtagatagtaataataataatttaaataattcaagttcaacattattattaaatagttCAAGTTCAACATtaactttttcaaattcattattaccacAATTACCTCCTCAACAATCAAAtgaaacatcaacaacaacaacaactacaacaaatacaccatcatcaataacaacaaatacaccatcatcaacaaatcaAGAATTggaacaacaattacaaactgaaaatttagataataataataataatgataataataataatttagatgataataataatgataatttagtttgtgaagaaattttaaagagTTTTGATAGTGATAAAAATTATACAGTATCAATTTTAGGtacaacaaatttaaaagaagcaggtaaaaaagaatatacagtttataatatttgtattacAAATGACGAAACTGGtgaaactattaatattacaaagAGATATAgtgaatttgattatttaaataaaaagatgaaaaagaaattcccAAATCAGGAGATTAAagaattaccaaaaaaacattttataaattctttagGTACTACTACTGTAGAATCTAGAAGGTTAATGTTggaaatttatttacaacaattatttcaaattgaAATAGTAAGAAAAAGTCAACAACTTAGAAATTTCATTGCATCAGtttcaaataaagaaaatattactgataatgataatatacaggatttacaacaacaacaacaacaacaacaacaacaacaacaacaacaacaacaacaacaacaacaacaacaacaacaacaacagcaacaacaacaacaaacttctcattcatcatttgaaccatttttaaagaaattaaaagagaatcaattattgaaaagGGAGAAATCCTCTGAAAAAAGTTTagataaagttttaaaaaaagaaaaatctactgataaaaatttagataaatcatcatcattaaaaaaagaaaagtcTGAtagaatattaaaaaaagaaaaatcaactgataaaaatttagaCAAGTTAAAGAAAAAGGAAATTGATGGCACCATCACTActacaataacaacaacaactgatCAAATTACACCTGATACGAATTCCTCCTCAAATTGATtactttaataaaaaaaaaaaaaaaaaacttttatgtatatacaaaaaaaaaacaaacaattaatataatGTGTTCTGAAGAATAaacacaattttttttttttaacaatacctctaattatttaatgattatagttaaatgaattttcaaacatttttatatttggaAAGTTTAGTTAccaatatttgttttaaattttttttttttctaaatttgtaatttctaattttggtttaataaaaagactatttaatattaaacatATAACAATTAACAatttattttccaaaatctatattaaaataaaaataataattgtattgTAAAACAATAaacttaaaattttatttatttatgaatattattaattatggTTTCACTTTAAtgagaaaaattaaaaattgaaaccataattaataatatttataacaTTCTTATATATTatcttattatttattatattttaaaaaatgagtttttttttattttataataagtttcattttttaatatatttaatttttttattttttattatagcttttatttaaatttaatttattatatttttatatcaataattttgccttcttttaagtttttttttttttttttttttttttattttttttttagtatatttttttttttttttatatttttttttttttttttttttttatatattttttttttctctatcATCACAACATAtacttatttttaattaatattattcatttaaattagaaATGCAAGATTTagaagaaaaaattaataaaataacaaaagaAATACAAAATGAAACGGatgaacaaaataaaaagaaattagaagaggataaagatttttttattaaacttAGTTTactgttttattattatgtggTCTTGGTGAACAACTCCGAACTCAAAGAGAATTTTCCATTACAAGCTTTAGGGTTCATATTTTGATCATTACTCACCGTGGCATTCCAAAAGGAGTAATCGAACTCAAAAGTGAAGAATTTTCTGAAGAATCATATGGTCAACTCTTTGGTTACATATTCTTACTCCAACATACACATGGTGTATCAAATATCTTTGGTATTATAAGCTGCTACTTTAAAACTAGAATTGCATGGTTGGGTGGTAACAAACTCGTTGAAACTGAAAAAGTTGAAGAATTGTCACCTATATCCatatcaaaattatattcACCATTCGTTCAGCAAATTCAAGTTccaataaaactttttttggGTGATCACCCAAAAAAGGATAGGGTTTCACACCAACTTGATCAAACCAAAGAGATTAAGAGATTCTTATTTGTATCACCAGAAATCACTCACACTGACCGTACCTCAAATGATGAATCAAAATTGGTTAGATCACTTTGTTctgtttttaaaaagatgTACTATTCCAACATTAGCCAAAGtttacaattgaaaaatacaTTTATGGAATTCACTcgaaattcttttaaatggGTAgagttaaataaaattagttttacTGATGacgatgaaaataaagatgatgata
This region of Dictyostelium discoideum AX4 chromosome 3 chromosome, whole genome shotgun sequence genomic DNA includes:
- the gxcAA gene encoding IQ calmodulin-binding domain-containing protein (pleckstrin homology (PH) domain-containing protein~calponin homology (CH) domain-containing protein), giving the protein MNSSKEIQWAQTILKQKQIAINSIDDFRDSVLLIELLQIITNKTITKYFKKPKNRFQSIENASIALNFMKDNSFQITTFYSPQDLADGNEKSIKSIIYIIYLYGHGKPLRLKRIRRNTIVNNRKVLLETSFSSPDLNNFSEEEEDIEEDDDDDEEEIQLESIHDDDGDTTSESDIGESLKKSFSTASISSETDGNGINSSTEKLSPPTSPTISPTFATFWRKESLKSQLSSSLGSNGGSRRFSGAFTNRSTINIKNIQNNQMSNSIGSLPIVPLPSNGDGGDSGGGGGNGSGSSTPTQGWFKSVKTEDSNKKKSIKKVPLLVKISAPDFERYNNVEFLGAIINCQRFIRGWMSRRILKQRKKFNSHRNKCFNEIITSEESYVQCVEMIVKVFYQQIMWNNKVSPSPYLKLEDINTIFSTINQIYSFNTELLTQLKKVADTWSHYQTVGNVFNSMVHYMKLYKTYCLNYDSAILCLQKAKKNQTFNLFIKACLDHPENKMKQSLESLLITVVQRIPRYIMLINDLLSHTWKDHPDYQNLQTALNMVQTVASEVNRSIKTAESQSRVLEIQKSLIGWSEENNSELVQPTRLFLKQGVILDCQLDTRFSKDLQQMVYFLFNNAILITGKEDSSHCFKFKYFFDLTDPSTKLKDIDDNQVIKNAFQLILGKTMAFLATESLSEKQYLLNHIQTNCKTKITRPSTLILDSNNNNLNNSSSTLLLNSSSSTLTFSNSLLPQLPPQQSNETSTTTTTTTNTPSSITTNTPSSTNQELEQQLQTENLDNNNNNDNNNNLDDNNNDNLVCEEILKSFDSDKNYTVSILGTTNLKEAGKKEYTVYNICITNDETGETINITKRYSEFDYLNKKMKKKFPNQEIKELPKKHFINSLGTTTVESRRLMLEIYLQQLFQIEIVRKSQQLRNFIASVSNKENITDNDNIQDLQQQQQQQQQQQQQQQQQQQQQQQQQQQQQQQTSHSSFEPFLKKLKENQLLKREKSSEKSLDKVLKKEKSTDKNLDKSSSLKKEKSDRILKKEKSTDKNLDKLKKKEIDGTITTTITTTTDQITPDTNSSSN